The DNA window CAGCCGATTCCCCGGCTGGAGGTGCGCGGCGAAGTGCTGCTCTCCAAACAGGCGTTCGAAAAACTTAATCGTCAACGTCAGGCGGAGGACGAGCCCTTGTTCGCCAATCCGCGCAACGCGGCCGCAGGCTCCCTGCGCCAGTTGGACCCGCAGATCACCGCTTCACGGCCGCTGGAGATCTTTTGTTACGGCGCCGGACAGGTGATCGGCCTTGACTATGACTCTCATCAACAGCTGTTGCAAGCGTTTAAAAAACTCGGGCTGCGGATTAATCCACTGGTCCGGCCCTGCTCCGGCGTCGCAGAAGTCATCCGCTATCACCGTGAGATGTCAGAGCGACGCGATCAACTGCCCTACGAGATCGATGGCATCGTAGTCAAAGTAAACCGGCTGGCGGATCAAGAGCGGCTCGGCGCCAAAACGAAAAGCCCGCGCTGGGCCATCGCCTACAAATTTCCCGCACAACAAGAGACCACTCAGATACTGGACATCATCGTGCAAGTGGGCCGCACCGGCGTGTTGACGCCAGTGGCGGTGATGAGGCCGGTGAAAATCGGCGGCGTGGAGGTCAGCCGCGCCACTCTGCACAACCAGGACGAGATCGATCGTAAGGACATTCGGCTGGGCGACTGGGTGCTGGTGCAGCGCGCCGGAGACGTGATTCCGGAGGTGGTCAAATCCATCGCCTCGCGAAGAGACGGAACAGAAAAAAAATTCACCCTGCCGGAAACCTGCCCGGAATGCGGCAGCCACACCGTTCGGCCGGAGGGCGAAGCCGCCCAGCGCTGCATCAACCTCGCCTGTCCGGCGCAACTACGCGAACGCATTCGCCATTTCAGCAGTAAAAAAGCCATGGACATTGATGGGTTGGGCGAAAAACTCATCGAACAGCTGGTTGAAAAGAAACTGGTAAAAGACGTCAGTGATCTTTACTTTCTGCAGGAAAAGGACCTCGCCGCCCTGGAACGCATCGCGGAAAAATCGGCAAAAAATCTGCTTCAAGCCATCGCCGCCAGCCGCCGCCGGCCGCTGGATCGTGTTCTCTTCGGCCTGGGGCTGCGCTTTGTCGGAGAACACCTGAGCCGCGTACTGGTGAACCACTACGGCAGCCTGGACAAACTCGCCCGAGCCAGTGAAGAGGAGCTGCTCAACATCCATGAGATCGGACCGCAGGTGGCCCGAAGCGTGGTCGATTTCTTTTCCACTGCGGAAAATCTCCGCATCCTGGAACGGCTGCAAAAAGGGGGAGTGACCATGCAGTGGCAGCCGGGCACGGACACCCGCTTGGCAGGAAAAAGTTTCTGTTTCACCGGCAGCCTGCAAAAATATTCACGCGAACAGGCCGAAGCGCTGGTAATACAAAAAGGCGGCCGCGCCGTGTCCTCCATCAGCACTAAAACCGATTACCTCGTGGCCGGCGAAACCGCCGGCTCCAAACTGGCAAAAGCGCAAACCCTGGGCGTGAAAGTGATCACTGAAGCGGAGTTTGAACAGCTGGTGAGATGAATGCCCTGACACCGGCAACGACGTCCTTGCACTCAACCTTTGATCGACGCGTATGAAAAAGTTACTTCTGATCGCCTTGACTCTGTTGTCCTGCGCCGGCAGTCAAAAAACCGGCACTCTCAGCTTCGTCACTCTGGATGAAGAAGCGGCATTGGGGCGCGAAATCGCCACACAATCGCCCAAACTGCTGCGCTTGGTGCGCAACCATGAGATCAGCGACTTTTTTAATCAACTGGGCAAAGAGCTCGGCGCCAAATCAGATTGGACCGGCTTGGACTATACAGTCTTTATCCTTAATGAGCCGGATCTGAACCATTTTTCCCTGCCCGGCGGGTCGATTTATCTGTGCCGCGGCTTGATCGAAAAAGCTGAAACCGCCCATGAGGTGGCCGCGGCGCTGAGCCACGAGATCGCCCACATCGGTCGGCGCAACGCGGTGAACCGAATGGCCAGCAAATACTCTTACGCCTTTGCCGCTCAATCGGTGTTCGGTCAAAATCCCGAGTTGGCCACCCAGATCCTGCAAAGCCTCTTTACCAAGGACACAATCCTCGATTACCCGGAAAAAGAAGAACATCTCGCCGACGCGTTGGCTGCCAAGTACTTGTGGAAAGCCAACTATGATCCCGAAGGCCTGCTCCTTATGGTGCAAAAGATGCGGCTGCAGGAGAAAGAGAACAAAGGCTCTGTGGCGCTGCTGCGCCGCACCCACCCTCCCTTTCTCAACCGCATCAACCGCATTCGCAAAGAACTGACCTCCATGCCTCATCACGGCGGTCTGCGCCGCGACCTGGCGGATTTCAGCCGCATCCGCGATCAGCTGATGCGCATTCCCCGTTGAATTTTTCTGCACTGTATTCCACAGCCTGCGACTGAACCCTGTTATGATGTCGCCTCTTTTTTGGGGCACATTTTTTGCATATCATATCGGTGTTCCGATCAGAGGAACACAAAGGATGAATCCTAACTGGCCGGATATTATTCAACTGTTTTAATATCGGCCGGCTTTTCCTTTCCTCCCCCTCCTCCTTACCAGATGCAAATGGAAAACCCCCGGTTTCTCCGCCGGGGGTTTTCTATTTCACCCTGTAAATGAACGTCTGCTGGACGTTTATTCTATTTCACATAAAGCATATGCCTGGTTAAGCGGTGACCGCCGGCCTCCAGGCGGTACAGATATACTCCTGCGGCCACCGGACGGCCAAGATCGTCACAGCCGTTCCACCAGGCCTGATGCACACCGGGCTGGCGGCGGCCCTCCACCAGCGTGCGAATGCGTTGCCCCAGTGAGTTGAAAACAGCCAGCTGAACCCATCCCTCTTTTTCCAGAGAGAATGGAATCTGGGTGGCTGGATTGAAGGGATTGGGATAGTTCTGTTCCAGTTTAAACTCCACTGGAACAGCTGTTCGCTGCTCCACCGCCGTGGCGCCGGTTAACGTGAACTGACTGTTGACGATCTGAACCGGCAACGAGATATAGTTTGGGCCCACGACAATGGCCTTGGACAACAGCAATGCCACCTGCGTCAGCGTGTCGGTTTGCTCAGCGACCGTATAGCTGATTCGAAGCACTTCGCCGCTGCCAGGCGCCAAATACTGGCTGCCGGAGATGATAATGATATTCAGATTGCCGTCGACATCGTTGTAATACACGTTAAAGTCCCGGCAGCGTTCGGTAAGCCACACCGAGTCCGGTCGTAGACAATTGGGCAGATCGGCGATCTGCACCTGCATGCTTCTCACTGGATCTGCATTGTCCAGCGACATGGAGATGATGTTGTTCTGCGTGCCCGGCGCGCCCATCCCGCCCCCAAGACGGACCACCGAATCCACGGCCAACGCGGTTCCCGCCAGCATCAGCGAATTTAAGAGCATCAGCCATTTAAGCTTCATGGTTTCCTTCCCATGTAAAACACCCCGGTCCTTTTTAAAGGCGGCCGGCAAAGAGCGCTGCTCCGACATTCGCCTCTTAAAAAAGACCGAGGATTCGGTTCATTGTACACTCATGCTGCTTTCATCCCTCCAAGCCCACGCCTGTTCGTCTGAGCCACAGGGATGGCTGCAGGATCCCTGGCGATCAGATCTATGACGGATAGACCATGCCGAACACCGCCATATAATCGAACAGGTCGATGTCGCCGTCATGATCCATATCGCCGGCCATCATTTCATCGCCGGTGGGCGCCCGCCGCTTTAGCACCAAGTCGCGAAGAATTCCAAGGTCGTCGGCATTCACGCCACCAGTGCCGTTGACATTGCCCATCTCAACATAGTAAAAATTGCCGCTCACCAGCTGTGGAGAGACGAGCTTGCCGTTGGCATCGCTGATGGTCACGTTTTCCAGTGTCAGGATCGAATGGGTGCCGACCGGTGCGCCGCCGGCAGTCGTGTAATTGATCTGCGCGATCGTCCCGTTGCCAGTCGGGATCACTTGGCCGGACATGTGCACCATGGCCACACGCAGACGGGTGCCGGTTTCGTTGTAGCTGACAGTAAACCCGGAGGCGCGGCCGACGGCGTTCACCCGTTCCGCAGTGAGGTGATTGTCGGTATCCACCAGATCGAAAAAGATGCCGCGAATGTTGATCTGGTTGTTCATCCACAAATAGACCACGTTACCCGTGGTGCCCACCCCGCCGCTGGCGTTGGCCACGGTCAGCTTGGCATAGGCGGAGATGCTGAAATAGGCGTCGTTCTCATCGGACTCGAGGATCTCCGCCGTATCGCTGACTTTAATTTTAGCGGTCTCGGTGAACTGGGCGGGCACGGTCCATTCGTATATGCCGTCATTAGGTGTGCTGCTGGTGATGTCGGTCCAGGGATCGATATCGCGAATGCGATAACGGATGCGGACATTGGCAGAGGTAAAACCAGACCAAGTGATGTTGCGCGCCGTGTTGGCGATCCAGATTTCTCCGCCATTGGGCGCTGTCACTGTGGGGATCTGCGCCTGGCCGATGGTAAAGTTATTGTTGCTGACATCACGGGGGGTGGTGTTGGTGGCGCTGGAAATGCGTATTCTGCAGCTGGTTTTAGGCAGAGTCGGAAAAG is part of the bacterium genome and encodes:
- the ligA gene encoding NAD-dependent DNA ligase LigA — protein: MQNPEEKIKRLRQQLAEHNYRYYVLDDPEISDAEYDRLMRELISLEAAYPQWITPDSPTQRVGGQASDAFEPLPHSIAMLSLDNALEESEFLEFDERTRRLLGRETVDYFCEPKLDGLAVELIYENGRFIAGSTRGDGLVGENISQNLRTIKTIPLSLFQPIPRLEVRGEVLLSKQAFEKLNRQRQAEDEPLFANPRNAAAGSLRQLDPQITASRPLEIFCYGAGQVIGLDYDSHQQLLQAFKKLGLRINPLVRPCSGVAEVIRYHREMSERRDQLPYEIDGIVVKVNRLADQERLGAKTKSPRWAIAYKFPAQQETTQILDIIVQVGRTGVLTPVAVMRPVKIGGVEVSRATLHNQDEIDRKDIRLGDWVLVQRAGDVIPEVVKSIASRRDGTEKKFTLPETCPECGSHTVRPEGEAAQRCINLACPAQLRERIRHFSSKKAMDIDGLGEKLIEQLVEKKLVKDVSDLYFLQEKDLAALERIAEKSAKNLLQAIAASRRRPLDRVLFGLGLRFVGEHLSRVLVNHYGSLDKLARASEEELLNIHEIGPQVARSVVDFFSTAENLRILERLQKGGVTMQWQPGTDTRLAGKSFCFTGSLQKYSREQAEALVIQKGGRAVSSISTKTDYLVAGETAGSKLAKAQTLGVKVITEAEFEQLVR
- a CDS encoding M48 family metalloprotease — protein: MKKLLLIALTLLSCAGSQKTGTLSFVTLDEEAALGREIATQSPKLLRLVRNHEISDFFNQLGKELGAKSDWTGLDYTVFILNEPDLNHFSLPGGSIYLCRGLIEKAETAHEVAAALSHEIAHIGRRNAVNRMASKYSYAFAAQSVFGQNPELATQILQSLFTKDTILDYPEKEEHLADALAAKYLWKANYDPEGLLLMVQKMRLQEKENKGSVALLRRTHPPFLNRINRIRKELTSMPHHGGLRRDLADFSRIRDQLMRIPR
- a CDS encoding T9SS type A sorting domain-containing protein, with product MKLKWLMLLNSLMLAGTALAVDSVVRLGGGMGAPGTQNNIISMSLDNADPVRSMQVQIADLPNCLRPDSVWLTERCRDFNVYYNDVDGNLNIIIISGSQYLAPGSGEVLRISYTVAEQTDTLTQVALLLSKAIVVGPNYISLPVQIVNSQFTLTGATAVEQRTAVPVEFKLEQNYPNPFNPATQIPFSLEKEGWVQLAVFNSLGQRIRTLVEGRRQPGVHQAWWNGCDDLGRPVAAGVYLYRLEAGGHRLTRHMLYVK